The Terriglobia bacterium genomic sequence CGCCGTCATCCCCGAAAGCGAAATAAGGAGCAAGGGGGTGCGGAGTGCTGAGCAGGCGCGGAAGATTTTTGGAGCCACATTTGTGGTGACCGGAAATGCCCTGACCGAAGGAAATGACTTACGCCTTTTGCTTCAGCTGGTGGATACCCAGACCCTCAAACAACTCGATTCGAGGGATCTCCGGGGATTGGCAACTCTCGAACCCCAATGTCTGCGAAACCTGGATGAGATGCTGGGGACGAATCTGCGGACCCGGGATTTCGGTGTGCTGGCTGCGGGCGTGAGCAGGGTCCCCAGCGCATCGGCAAGCTACCTCGAGGCACGAGGCAACCTGCTTCATTACGACATGCCGGGAAGGGTGGATACCGCAATCCGGCTTTTTGAGGACGCCGTGCACAAGGACCCGCGCTATGCCCTGGCGTATGCGGGTCTGGGTGAGGCGTATTGGCGAAAATATGTGGCGACGAAAGACACGCGCTGGCTGGAGCCCGCGGAACGCAGTTGCAACCAGGCGCTGGAACTGGACAAAGGACTGGCGCCCGTCCACATCACTTGCGGGTTAATCAAGAAGGGCAGGGGAAACTACGCCCAGGCCGTAGAGGATTTTCAGCGCGCGCTGCTGATCGACGATCGCAGCTATGACGCCCACCGTGAGCTGGCAAACGCATACGCGAATCTTAGCCAATTGGACTTGGCGGAGACAACGTACAAGAATGCCATCCAACTCCGACCGGACCTTTGGACCTGCTACAACGATCTGGGCGGCTTCTATCTTTCACATGGCCGCTACGAAGATGCTGCCGTTCAATATCAGAGGGTCATCGACAAGGCGCCCGATAGCATCTGGGGTTACAACAACCTGGGGGCATCCTATTTGTACATGGATCGGCTGACCGAGGCGCGCACCATATTTGAGAAGGCCAATCAAATCGGACCGGATTACGGGGTCCGATCCAATCTGGGCACCCTCTATTTTACAGAAGGGCGCTTTGCCGAAGCCGCTCAGATGTATGAAAAAGCACTCGAGCTCGATAACACCAAGTATGCGCTATGGGGGAACCTGGCTTCCGCCTATTACTGGACGCCCGGGCAGCAGCCCAAGGCGCGTGAACTTTACCGCAAGACCGCCGGGATGGCTGAGGAGGTCCTGAAAGTCAATTTGAAGAATGAGACGGTTCTATCCCGGCTGGCTGTGTACTACGCAATGCTGAACGATCGGGCCCGATCCCAGGCGGATCTCAAACGGGCCCTCACCCTGGCCCCAACCGACACCGATGTTCTCTACCGGGCCGCATTGGTGCACGAGCATCTGAGGGAACGGGACCAGGCTTTACAGTGGCTCGGGAAAGCGGTGGAACACGGATACTCAACGGCCAAAGTCCAACGCTCTCCCGAACTGAAGAATCTACGCGAGGATCCGCGGTATCCAGGGCTGGTGCGGAGCCCGCAGGGTAATAGTAAAAAGTAAAACATAATGATTGAGGATTAACCTTATAGGAGGAACAAGTCATGACGAAAACCCTATCAACGCTTGAGGAAGGAACCATCCCAGAGGAAACCATGCTGAAGCATGAGCCTGTCCATAAGGTGGTCATTTACGCCGACCACAATGGGTGCAAGGTACATCCCCCTCACCTGCTCGTTGAACCAAACGAAACAATCGTCGTCAAAGCCCTCAAAACGGATATCCAAGTGTTTTTGCCCGAAGGTGGGCCGTTTGATTTTGATCCTGCATTAATTGGTGAAAGGGTGATTCGACTCCCTTGGGAGCCAAGAGGGGTGGTCGTCTCGATTAAGGCCGACAAGGAAGTCAAGTTCAAGGTGAAAGAGCACGCTCCGAATGGCCGATATCCCTACGCGGCCTACTTCCAGGGCGAAAACCTCAAAATGTTTGCAGTGGGGGGCTCCGATCCGGAGATCATCGTTCATGGCGCCGGTACTTAGCAGCTACTGCGCCCGAGCGTTGACTCAGCAATTCAGCGGCAGGCATCAATGCAAGGTTGAATCTGATTGCTGGGTGTGAGACCCCGCTGTTCGGGTTATCGAGGGACAGTTTCCTGTTTCTCAAAGATCCAAACCAGAGGCAAGGAACTGTCCCTGAGAAATAGGTATCTTTGAGCTTCCTGGGCCCGCCGGGCGATCTGCTCCCCATGGAAGGCGCAAGAAAACCCCGCTCTCTGAACAATTCCAGGGCGGCTTGGATGATCTTGTCCGAGGTGACTCGCCTCATCTGCTCCCACTTCGTTTCAGTCCGTGGTGACATCGAAGATCTCCCCAGACACTCTATATTATTGAATGACCCGACAACCTAAGAACAAATGATTGTCGGTCCACCCTGGTCCGGAGGAAGGTTGACCTGTCCGTGGCGAGAGGGCGGCGCCTAGAGCAAGGCCGGGGTATTCCGAATTACCTCAGAGGCACATTTCAAAAATTCAAAGGGCCTGATATCCTCAGTTGGATTCCGCCTGTTCAGGGAGATTGACTGAAGAAAAGGGAGGTTTCGCATCAAGTTAAGTTGCCCAGCGTCTGTAGTGAAATCTATTCTGGCGGTTCTACTGTTCATTCCGCAGGGTGTTGAGGCCGGGGCGCGTTGGCAAACCTTGGCTCCCGGACTGGAGTTAGGACTACTCCGGGCGACCAAGCCCAGTGCGGTCGGCGACTCCAGGATCACCATTCTGCGCATTGATCCCAAACTCTGGGAACTGACCTTTGTGGGCCTCAGCCAGGGTGGGGAACGCGGGGGAATGACGGCGCGGGAATGGGGCCGGAAGCACAATCTCGCGGCGGCGATTAACGCGGGGATGTTTTTGGGGGATGAGAAGACCCACGCCGGATACCTCCGGTTCCGAGATCATGTGAACAATGAGAAAGTAAATGCTTATCGCTCGGTGGCTGCATTTGACGCCAAGAGCGATGCCGTCCCTCCCTTTAGGATGTTTGATCTCGATGCCGCGGGCGTTACCATGCAGACCATCCTTCGGGACTACTCCTCCGCCGTGCAGAACCTGCGGATGATCAAACGGCCGGGTCAGAATCGGTGGGCCGCCCAGGACCGGATGTGGAGTGAAGCCGCGCTGGGAGAGGACCGCGCGGGGAGGATTCTGTTCCTGTTCTCCAGGTCGCCATTCAGGATGCGGGATTTGATTCAAGAACTTCTCTCGTCCGATCTCGGCGTGGTATGCGCCCAACATCTTGAGGGAGGACCGGAGGCGCAACTTTACGTGGGCGTCGGGGGAGCAGACCTCCAGTGGTTCGGGAGTTATGAAACATCTTTTCAGGAAAACGACAATAACCAGCGAGGATGGCCTGTGCCGAATGTGCTCGGAATTCGGCCGAGGCGTTTAACGAAATGACCGGCTGACCCGAATCGTATTTGCTGAAGCACCCCTCAAGCCGACCCCTTGACTTGGCCCTGGTCACACAAAAAGCTAGCCCCCTGGGGGGTGAAATATGGTTAAATTAAAGGGAGGCGGCGGAAATTCAGAGGCCTTTGTGAAGGGATTCAGACGACCACCGCAGTAGTGACACCGCAGGCCACTGAGGAGGGAGTCCTATGTCAGAGATTCTGATCATCGATGACAACCAGGCAGTTCGAGATGTTCTGGGAGAAGTGCTTCGCGGGGCCGGCTATGAGGTCTCAACGGCGGCCAATGGGGCAGAGGCCCTGACTCACATGCGAGCCAAGGGGGCCCCCGCTCTCATTCTGCTCGACCTGATGATGCCTGTGATGAACGGCTGGGAGTTTCGATCTGAACAGCTCAAGGACCCCTCGCTGCGCGCCGTGCCCACCATTATCCTCACCACCGTCGCCAATATTATGGCAGAGGCAAAGCTGCTTAAGGCGAACGGTTTCATTTCGAAGTCCACAGCCTACGGATCCATTCTCGAATTGGTCCGCACCTATTGTTGAGCCGGCTTGATTCGAAGGGAATCTGCATTGCTCGACGCCCTGTTCTTTCTTCGTGGCAGGACGAACCCCATCACTGAATATTGGACCCTCTCCGATTTTCGTGCTTGGAGACGGGAATCATTCGAAAGACCTCTAATCCTTAGGAGGGAACCCACGATGACGCCGCTGTCGAGGAAGGCCAGATCCCCTGTTTGGGCGCTACTGGATGGCTACGACCACGAGGGTGGCGTCATCATGGAAGTTTTTCTGGCAGAACGCCGTGACTTCCTCCATGATCTTTCGTTGCATGTGGAGCGCGGTCCCATCCTGGAGGCGGGCGGCCTGGACGAGCCGCTCTTCTCCAAACTCCTCGGCCTGGGGATTGGCGGCTTCCGTGATGCCATCGGTAAAGAGCAGCAATCGGTCGCCGGCGTCCAGCGGCATCTCAGAATCCTTATAACTCCAGTTTGGCAGCACACCAAGGACAGCCCCATTCCCACTGAGCGACTCGACTCGTCCCGCTTCCTTCAGCAGAAGCGCTGGGGAGTGGCCGGCGTTTTCGTAGGTTACCGTTCGGCGGTCGACGTTCAACACGGCATAGAAAAAGGTAATGAATTTGCCGGGCGCTACATTGCCGCAAAGAAATGCGTTCAACTTCGAGCACACCTCTGCTGGGGTCGCCTCAGCTGTGGCAAAGGCGCGGAAGGCGGCTTGAAGGTTGGCCATGAGGAGTGCGGCCGTGATCCCTTTTCCGGCGACATCGCCGATACAGATGCCGAGTCGTTGGCCGTCGAGTTGAATCACATCAAAGTAATCCCCACCGACCGTTCTTGCCGGCTGCCATGCCCCGGCTATCTGCACCCCCGGCAATTGCGGCAAAGTCTTAGGCAGCAGGTTTTGCTGAATCTCGCGGGCCCGGTCCATTTCCTGTTCCTGTTTCTGGAGGGCCACGCTGCCTCTTTCGACCGCCTGCTCCAGCGCCAGGTTCTTCTCCCGGAGCCGGCGTTGAATCTCGCTGCTCAAATAAGTAACCGTCCCCACGACCATGCAGACCACCAGGACCAGGGGAGTGGTCTCACGGAACAAAAGCCGGTAGGGCGGCCTGCTGGGTTCCAACCAGTGGTTGATGACGACGGTCGCGAGGGCGCTCGCCAGGCTGGCAGCCCCCATGATGGGCAAGAAGATCACCCAGTTCCACGGAAACGCGCGCCGCGCATAGATCTTCTCCGTGGTGATCATCAAAGGAGACAAGACATTGCCTACCGAGAGCGTGATGGCGAGCATCCGGCCCAAGGAGGCGTGGAGCTTCATTGCCGCGAACATGGCATAAACAACCACGGCGACGAAGACAAGAAGCTGTTGCACCTTCAGGAAGCGGTTGAACCGTGGTGTGGCAATCTTTTTCCAGGACGCAGTGGTCATCAAGATGTTTCCTCGAGACACGCGGACTAAAGGTTGAGCGCCGCCCTCTGTCGTTTGAGCACGAGTCGGTGGTGGAGTGCGGGGCCAAGGATATCAAAAGGGCGGGGCACCGACAATCGACAAAAGAAGCAATGGGGGGATGTCGATCGATAGTCGCCAAAAACGAAAAACGGCTGACAGCACGCGCTGCCAGCCGTTCGTTTTACCAGCCAAAAGAGCCGTTTCAATTATCGATGTCCGCGGCCTTCGAACCCGCGACTGGAACCACGGAAAGAGAAGGAGCCTCTGGAGGGGCTACCTCGAAACGCCCGCACGGAGTGTCCGCGATCGAACGCGGGGCCACCCCTGAATCCACGCACAAACGGTCCGCGTTCAAACCGCGTGCCACCTCGGAAGTCCCGAACAAAGGGGCCGTGTCCAAAACCGCCGATGAACCCGTTTCGAAAGCCCCGGTGGAACCCGCCGAACCATGGCCCGGCGCCGATGAAGACGCCTCCCGCGAAGAACTCAGGTCCGTAGTAACCATAAGGCGCGCAAGGGTAAGGATAATACCCGTAGTAGCCGTACGGGCAGATGGGCGGAGGAGGAAGGTAACCGTAGCTCGGGCCGACGAAAACGCCCACGGAAACATGTCCCGCGTACCCCGCAGCAGGAATCATCAAAATACACAGGATGGCAAGATACTTGAAATACTTCATTTTTCTACCCCCCGTTCTGATCCGAGATATTTACCACAAACACAACCGGATCTCAACAACCTTCAGTGACCTCTCAGGTTGCCCTGAAGGGCGACCTGTTAATGGGATGATGAAAGAGAGCCAAGAGTTGCCGGGACAGCCTTTTTTGAACAGTCCGAACGAGAGTGAAGTAGGCGGAAACAATCAGACCTTTCAAATCCTATTTGAACAGCGCACAAGATCCTTGAGCTGTTCCTCATATCGACATGACCGATCTTCGCTCCGAAGAAATGCGTGGAACACGAGAGCTGTATGCGGACAGGACCGTCAGCTCCGTTAGGAGCGACCCATTTATATACTCCCAAACCCACCCATCCGATCCAGCTCCCTTGGGAGCGCCATTTGATGATCAAGACCCTTATCGGCACCTACCGCGAAAAGGGGACAGACACCTCCTTCAAAGCAGTTTTCAAATTTCTATGAGAACAGGTGTCTGACCCCATCAACTCGAGACCATTCAGGGAACTTACGCCTATCGATGCATGGGCAACACCGCACCTTTTCCAGACGCACCGCTGGTTCCGGCGGTTGGCCAGGGCATCGTCGTCAGCGATGCCAGGGGGGTGTTCAAAGGAGGAGGAACGCTCAGCCTGGGAGGAATGATCATTGAACAGAGTATTGTGGGAACCGCTCTGGTGAACCACGACGGCACAGGTTCAATTACATATGATGTCTCCATCGGCGGAGTTCATGCCTTTTACTGGGACATCAACTTTTTGATTCTCGACGGCGGTGATGAAATCTGGGGCATGCCCTACGACACAGGGAGCGCCCTGCTGTGCACTCTGAAACGGATGGGGGAAGCCAAGTCGGACAAGCATGACGACAAGTAGCGGGCTCGCCAGTCGCGCAGCATATTGGCCTGAGTCTTCAGTTTAGTGCGTGGGGCCGGGTCTCAGGTTCTCTTTTCAACACTTGTTGATTTTTGAGACCCGGCAGCACTGTTTTGTCGCACCACTGTTTCGTCGAGCAAATAGATCCCGATAGTCAAATTGGAGGGACTGTCCCTAGGGACAGTCCCTTTTACTGGTATATCCGTTTGATCAGGGCGCCTGGGTTTTCTCAGGTGGCCTTCTTTTTTACTCTTTGTTGTCTAATTTCATTGTACAGTCGTTGCATGAAAAGCGTAATTCGCAAGTGAATTATCTCAAGACGCATTTGTTGTACAGCTCGTTAGCCGCTCAAAGGGGGCATAGGATGAAAAGACTCATGACAGCATTATTGGCGTGCCTACTTATTGTCTGCACAGGCATCCAGGCCCGAGCACAAGGTATCGAGTGGAAGACGCTCAACGACGAGGCCATGTCTCTGTACAGCCAGGGTCGCTATGATCGCGCTGTAGTAGTCGCAAAAAAAGCATTGGATGTAGCCGAAAAAGCGTTCGGCCCCGACCATCCCAATGTGGCCCAAAGCCTGAAGAACCTCGCATTGCTGTATGCAACCCAGGGCCAATATGCGCAGGCGGAGTCGTTGTACAAGCGGGCGCTGGCGATCCGGGAAAAGGCCCTCGGCCCGGATCATCCTGATGTGGCCCAAAGCCTAAACAACCTGGCGACGCTGTACGCGACCCAAGGCCATTACGCACAGGCGGAGCCGTTCTACAAGCGCTCGCTGGCGATCCGAGAAAAGGCCCTCGGCCCGAATCACCTTGACGTCGCATCGGAACTGAACAACCTAGCGGTGCTGTACTACCACCAAGGCCAATATACGCAGGCGGAGCCGTTGTACAAGCGGGCGCTGGCGATCCGAGAAAAGGCCCTCGGCCCGGACCATCCCGATGTGGCCGAGAGCCTGTACACCCTCGCGGTGTTGTACTACTACCAAGGCCAATATGCGCAAGCAGAGCCGCTCTATAAGCGCTCGCTGGCGATCCGAGAAAAGGCCTTCGGCCCGGATCATCCCGATGTGGCCGAGAACCTGGACAGCCTCGCGACGCTGTACGCAACCCAACGCCAATACGCGCAGGCGGAGCCGCTCTACAAGCAGGCGTTGGCGATCCGAGAAAAGGCCTTCGGCCCGGATCATCCCGATGTGGCCATAAGCTTAGAAAATATTGCTGATGTCTACAGAAAGACTGGCCGGAATAAGGAAGCGGAGAAGCTCGAAAAACGGGCTGCAGCCATCAAGGTAATCAAACAGTGAAACGAGATGGCCAAATACCGGTTGCAGCAGACGACGCCGTGGGTCGCGGCTAAACCGAATTGTTGAACTGCTCACCCTGAACTAGGAGGGACTGTCCCTAGGGACAGTCCCTTTTTGGCAGGGGCGGTGACTGTGGTCGTGGCGGCGTTGTTTCGGACAAAGCAAGTCAGTGCCTTGTGAAACAATTCTCTTATATTGACTTTAGCAGAGACTTTGTGATAACCATCACATGTTGTCAGACTTCTATTCTGGGGTTGGAGCCAGAGGGTAGCGGAGTCGCGGCACTAATATTTACTTTGAATTTTTCACTCCAAAATTTACCCCACCTAAAGATCCCAAAGGTTTGACCAAGAAAAGGCATCACGGCCCGTCCTTGAAGTTTGTAAGAGCAGGTGTTTCATGGGGGGGGCGTACCGGTGCAGTTCGAGCTTTCAAAGCATTTCTTCTGGTTCGTGCATTTGAAGGGATAGGACTGCCTCGTGAATCGCCATCTGGAAGAGCAAGAGCTGACGGACAAGTCTGTGTTTTGGTTCTGACCCACTCGTCCCCCGTGCCAGAGATCTATCGATTATCGTGAATTAGAATTTCGGCATGTGAAAGCATTAAGGCTGTTTTTGCACCCTGTTCCTCGGTTCACCGGCCCCTAATTTAACCCTAAGTAAGGACATCAAGAATATGTTGCGATCCCCATTCCGTATTCTCATCTCTTCCATCGGATGGCCTTCCAACCAACAAACAAAGTATAGCGCCCTCTTCCGAGCGTCGCCTTCCCACGGAAATCGGTATCTACGCGAAGAAAGATAACACGTGGGTCGAGGTTCAGCCCGAGGTAGTGAACTGGAAGACGGGGGGAGTGCTCAAGATGGTCGCCACAGCAGGCATCGTCAAACCCGATGTGAACGGCCGCATCAACGGTCCGCGCAGCCGCAACCAGATCAAACCACCGCTGGATTTCCTCATCATTGCCCCGGAAGGTGTGGCGATTACCGAATACCAGTTCCTGCATCTGCGTGAGCAGAAGGACGCCCGGGAATTTCGGACGGTCACTGGAGGAGTGTTTCACGCCTCCGGTGGGGCGACGCGTGATTTGGTGGCGTTTGAAGGAAAAAAAATCGCTTCCCGAGTGTTCACGGTGACCTTTGCGGCCCTGGCTCCGGGAGAGTACGGTTTTCTCCCTCCAGGCTCTTTTACTCAATCGAACGCTTCAGCCCAGCTGGGGAAGATGTATACCTTTCACTTAGCAGAGTAGATTTCTGCTCACAATGAAGGAGAGGCGATGTTCCCTCTTTACAGATTGATCAGTATTGTTTCGATTGTTCTAAGCCTCCTAGTTATGGGGGGATTCAGCGAGTCGCTACTGGCGAATGATCATATTCACTCAATTTCAAGCCACAGCGATTGGATTGAAGGTTTTACATTAATTATCATGGACCACAATGACGTGGCCGCAGCAAACCAGGCTCGTGATTATGTCATACGCCAAGGTGGGAGAATCGCCATTCTCATTCCTCCGCATGCTATGTTGGGTTGGGTCCCTCCTGAAGTAGCGAATAAGCTGGTTGGTGAACATGGCATTGAATCCGTCTCCCGAAGTCCAGTAGCCTTATCCAACCTCAAACACAATGACGATCAGACTCTGGCCGCTGTTTCTTTTTTCAATTATGTCTCATCTGGTTCACTGATCCGCGAAATGGTGCTTTCTAAAGAAATGAAAGGTGCGCCGTTAGTTGGAGATACGTTAGAACATCGTAAATTAAGTTACCGCAATTTTGAAGAAAATCTCCGGAAAACGGGATCAGTGTTATCTCCGGAAAAATTCCCGTTATTACAAGAAAACAGTGTGACGATGACGGGGAGTGTTTCTGTGACATTATTCTTTGTTGAAAGCAATGGGGCTCATGATGAGGACAAATATACTTGGTCTGATAGTGATGAGCAGAATGCCTACAATCGAGCTCTTGCTGGACTGGCATGGTGGTCAAGTAAAGCCTCGGCTTATGGGGCGAGTGTCAGCTTCACGCCGTCTATATACAATCATGCCAGCTCAGTGACGCAGCA encodes the following:
- a CDS encoding protein kinase, with translation MVVETLENPSLLGLELGHYRIAEKIGQGGMGEVYRAQDEHLNREVAIKVLPPGTLVDEASRKKFRNEALALSQLNHPNIATIHDFDTQQGVDYLVMEYIPGMSLSEKLGTGPLTIEETTSLGPQLAAGMMAAHEHGIVHRDLKPANLRLTPDGRLKILDFGLAKLVRPFGTDMTTETVVGARAPAGTLPYMAPEQLRAEQVDVRTDIYAAGAVLYEMTTGKWPFRETVSPRLIDAILHQPPAPPSTVNGISTPELDSVILKCLEKDPDKRYQSARDLLQDLPKPKTGWPARRSIASRVGRLAAFAVMVVVFLLAAPSGKLVIERWLGGPPESKRVAVIPFSYKGDNASHQAISDSLAVILTNQLTQIERLRSSIAVIPESEIRSKGVRSAEQARKIFGATFVVTGNALTEGNDLRLLLQLVDTQTLKQLDSRDLRGLATLEPQCLRNLDEMLGTNLRTRDFGVLAAGVSRVPSASASYLEARGNLLHYDMPGRVDTAIRLFEDAVHKDPRYALAYAGLGEAYWRKYVATKDTRWLEPAERSCNQALELDKGLAPVHITCGLIKKGRGNYAQAVEDFQRALLIDDRSYDAHRELANAYANLSQLDLAETTYKNAIQLRPDLWTCYNDLGGFYLSHGRYEDAAVQYQRVIDKAPDSIWGYNNLGASYLYMDRLTEARTIFEKANQIGPDYGVRSNLGTLYFTEGRFAEAAQMYEKALELDNTKYALWGNLASAYYWTPGQQPKARELYRKTAGMAEEVLKVNLKNETVLSRLAVYYAMLNDRARSQADLKRALTLAPTDTDVLYRAALVHEHLRERDQALQWLGKAVEHGYSTAKVQRSPELKNLREDPRYPGLVRSPQGNSKK
- a CDS encoding phosphodiester glycosidase family protein; amino-acid sequence: MKSILAVLLFIPQGVEAGARWQTLAPGLELGLLRATKPSAVGDSRITILRIDPKLWELTFVGLSQGGERGGMTAREWGRKHNLAAAINAGMFLGDEKTHAGYLRFRDHVNNEKVNAYRSVAAFDAKSDAVPPFRMFDLDAAGVTMQTILRDYSSAVQNLRMIKRPGQNRWAAQDRMWSEAALGEDRAGRILFLFSRSPFRMRDLIQELLSSDLGVVCAQHLEGGPEAQLYVGVGGADLQWFGSYETSFQENDNNQRGWPVPNVLGIRPRRLTK
- a CDS encoding tetratricopeptide repeat protein — encoded protein: MKRLMTALLACLLIVCTGIQARAQGIEWKTLNDEAMSLYSQGRYDRAVVVAKKALDVAEKAFGPDHPNVAQSLKNLALLYATQGQYAQAESLYKRALAIREKALGPDHPDVAQSLNNLATLYATQGHYAQAEPFYKRSLAIREKALGPNHLDVASELNNLAVLYYHQGQYTQAEPLYKRALAIREKALGPDHPDVAESLYTLAVLYYYQGQYAQAEPLYKRSLAIREKAFGPDHPDVAENLDSLATLYATQRQYAQAEPLYKQALAIREKAFGPDHPDVAISLENIADVYRKTGRNKEAEKLEKRAAAIKVIKQ
- a CDS encoding PP2C family protein-serine/threonine phosphatase produces the protein MTTASWKKIATPRFNRFLKVQQLLVFVAVVVYAMFAAMKLHASLGRMLAITLSVGNVLSPLMITTEKIYARRAFPWNWVIFLPIMGAASLASALATVVINHWLEPSRPPYRLLFRETTPLVLVVCMVVGTVTYLSSEIQRRLREKNLALEQAVERGSVALQKQEQEMDRAREIQQNLLPKTLPQLPGVQIAGAWQPARTVGGDYFDVIQLDGQRLGICIGDVAGKGITAALLMANLQAAFRAFATAEATPAEVCSKLNAFLCGNVAPGKFITFFYAVLNVDRRTVTYENAGHSPALLLKEAGRVESLSGNGAVLGVLPNWSYKDSEMPLDAGDRLLLFTDGITEAANPQAEEFGEERLVQAARLQDGTALHMQRKIMEEVTAFCQKNFHDDATLVVVAIQ
- a CDS encoding response regulator, whose amino-acid sequence is MSEILIIDDNQAVRDVLGEVLRGAGYEVSTAANGAEALTHMRAKGAPALILLDLMMPVMNGWEFRSEQLKDPSLRAVPTIILTTVANIMAEAKLLKANGFISKSTAYGSILELVRTYC